Proteins encoded in a region of the Paenibacillus pedocola genome:
- a CDS encoding poly(ethylene terephthalate) hydrolase family protein — translation MGMDLEYVPQPQRARLPKRILGEMARRIKDTYVYDTRLWRTALAGPWTIGTLAFILAVLGIPTGLGTAADIILAAGAGTLVLALAGNILALLLSLTGLRFPRLFAGTFLSSTGAVLLILYFADIEIEAAAVIAGIAALLGGAAGLSIGLLRSRRTLTGTLLAIAVLLAPLPLYGTGHSESARDTSAVSNGNAVPIEAADPGSPGDYTYQYFTYGSGEDLHRKEYGTDVTLTSASADASAFIKNWPRLRTIFWGFDYNALPVNAKVWMPDGEGPFPLVLMVHGNHMMEDYSEGGYAYLGEQLASRGFIAVSLDENFLNYSAWSGIPDNDFKVRTWLILKHLQQIGNFAQQPGNLFYQKVDYSHTALLGHSRGGQAVAMAADAARWFKDDPVLAATRQFNIVSVIALAPTDKAIDNQQARLKDVNYLTLQGARDGDVHDFYGDRQYIRSSFSSGSAAFKSSLYIADANHSQFNTSWGLYDQALPAGLFLSRAQIMDGNKQRQIAKVYVSAFLETTLHGQSEYQDLFRDYRSGAQWLPDTAYYSRFQSGNYIPVATFDEDRNKNTVTGGTAAAIGLDWTEETAKDRESKSKATYGILLEYKSGEDNKEAAYGIKLKDSLTREVAGSGASGLTFSMANRNADALEDDSAQGLAAEIPPVPAIEVELTDSNHISARLPLDKVMDILPLPQTEFTLSPWLEERVSNGKYGDLSEAIFQTYELPFESFLEEEPRLSPDELAGITFYLQEAGDKIMLDDIGFYTGEENIDGGVK, via the coding sequence ATGGGAATGGATTTGGAGTATGTTCCGCAGCCGCAGCGAGCGCGGCTGCCTAAACGCATACTTGGGGAAATGGCAAGACGCATCAAAGACACCTATGTATATGACACAAGACTATGGAGGACGGCTCTGGCCGGTCCTTGGACGATAGGGACCCTTGCCTTTATCCTTGCTGTTCTGGGCATTCCTACAGGACTCGGAACCGCAGCGGATATCATACTGGCTGCCGGTGCGGGAACTCTCGTGCTGGCGCTGGCCGGCAATATTCTGGCCTTGCTGCTGTCCTTAACCGGCCTCCGCTTTCCGCGGCTGTTTGCCGGCACCTTCCTGAGTTCCACGGGAGCTGTACTGTTAATCCTATATTTTGCGGATATTGAGATTGAAGCAGCTGCCGTAATAGCCGGCATCGCCGCCCTGCTCGGCGGAGCAGCCGGTCTGTCCATCGGTCTGCTGCGCAGCAGACGGACCCTAACCGGAACGCTGCTGGCTATAGCCGTCCTGCTGGCTCCGCTGCCGCTATACGGCACTGGACACAGCGAGTCCGCCCGGGATACATCGGCTGTATCAAACGGAAATGCCGTTCCCATTGAAGCAGCCGATCCCGGAAGTCCGGGGGATTATACGTATCAGTATTTCACTTATGGCAGCGGTGAAGACTTGCACCGTAAGGAGTATGGCACAGACGTCACCCTGACCTCAGCTTCTGCCGATGCATCAGCCTTTATCAAGAACTGGCCTAGGCTCCGTACGATCTTTTGGGGATTCGACTACAATGCGCTTCCTGTCAATGCAAAGGTATGGATGCCAGACGGGGAAGGCCCCTTTCCGCTGGTACTGATGGTGCACGGCAATCACATGATGGAGGACTATTCAGAAGGCGGTTACGCCTACTTAGGGGAGCAGCTGGCCAGCCGGGGCTTCATTGCCGTCTCCCTGGACGAGAACTTTCTGAATTACTCGGCCTGGTCCGGCATTCCGGACAATGATTTCAAAGTGCGGACCTGGTTGATCCTGAAGCATCTGCAGCAAATCGGAAACTTCGCGCAGCAGCCCGGAAATCTCTTCTACCAGAAGGTCGATTACAGTCATACAGCCCTGCTGGGCCACAGCCGCGGCGGGCAGGCAGTTGCCATGGCTGCCGATGCCGCCCGCTGGTTCAAGGACGATCCTGTACTGGCAGCAACCAGGCAGTTCAACATTGTTTCGGTCATCGCCCTGGCTCCTACAGATAAAGCAATTGATAATCAGCAGGCACGGCTGAAAGATGTCAATTATCTGACACTGCAGGGTGCACGCGACGGCGATGTTCACGATTTCTACGGAGACCGGCAGTATATACGTTCAAGCTTCTCCAGCGGCTCCGCAGCCTTCAAAAGCTCACTCTACATCGCCGATGCTAACCACAGCCAGTTCAACACAAGCTGGGGATTGTATGACCAGGCGCTGCCGGCCGGCTTATTCCTAAGCCGCGCGCAGATCATGGACGGTAACAAGCAGCGGCAAATTGCCAAAGTGTACGTCTCGGCATTTCTGGAGACCACTTTGCACGGGCAAAGCGAATATCAGGATTTGTTCCGCGATTACCGCAGCGGTGCGCAGTGGCTGCCGGATACGGCTTACTATAGCCGGTTCCAGAGCGGTAACTATATCCCGGTGGCTACCTTTGATGAGGACCGCAACAAGAATACGGTGACAGGCGGCACAGCCGCGGCTATAGGTCTGGACTGGACGGAAGAAACCGCCAAGGACCGGGAATCCAAGAGCAAAGCGACCTACGGCATCCTTCTGGAATACAAGTCCGGAGAAGACAACAAAGAAGCCGCCTACGGCATCAAGCTTAAAGACAGCCTCACCAGGGAGGTCGCCGGGTCGGGTGCGTCCGGCCTGACTTTCTCCATGGCGAACCGTAATGCCGATGCTCTGGAAGACGACAGCGCTCAAGGCTTAGCGGCGGAAATCCCGCCGGTTCCTGCTATAGAAGTTGAATTGACTGACAGCAATCATATAAGTGCGCGCCTGCCGCTGGACAAAGTGATGGACATTCTGCCGCTGCCGCAGACAGAGTTTACGCTAAGCCCTTGGCTTGAGGAACGGGTCAGTAACGGTAAATACGGGGACCTTTCGGAGGCAATCTTCCAGACCTATGAGCTGCCCTTCGAAAGCTTCCTTGAGGAAGAACCCCGCCTGAGCCCGGATGAGCTGGCCGGAATAACCTTCTATCTGCAGGAAGCAGGCGATAAAATTATGCTCGATGATATCGGATTCTATACTGGAGAAGAGAATATAGATGGCGGAGTGAAATAG
- a CDS encoding sulfate ABC transporter substrate-binding protein, with product MKKGIKKGLIAGFTLLLTAGLTACGNNNNANNSANAATDAPEATTAATNAAATAEATKAPAKDPVELLNVSYDPTRELYENYNKAFAAYWEQETGQKVTIKQSHGGSGKQSRAVIDGLEADVVTLALGYDIDALQETGLINEGWQNKYEHNSSPYTSTIVFLVRKGNPKGIKDWPDLLKEGVEVITPNPKTSGGARWNYLAAWGYALDHNNNDEAKAQEFVQELFKHVPVLDTGARGSTTTFVERGIGDVLIAWENEAYLSIKELGPDKFEIVNPSESILAEPPVAVVDKIVDKRDTREVSEAYLKYLYSEEGQTIAAENYYRPTLESVKEKFKDQFPEIKLFTLADKFGTWKETQEKHFNDGGIFDKIYVPGS from the coding sequence ATGAAGAAAGGGATCAAGAAGGGGCTTATCGCCGGGTTCACCTTATTACTGACGGCAGGGCTTACTGCTTGCGGAAACAATAACAATGCGAATAACAGTGCGAATGCTGCGACAGATGCTCCGGAAGCCACCACTGCCGCAACCAATGCGGCTGCTACAGCTGAAGCGACCAAGGCGCCGGCAAAAGATCCGGTAGAGCTGCTGAATGTATCCTATGATCCAACACGCGAGCTTTATGAGAACTATAACAAGGCTTTTGCTGCTTATTGGGAGCAGGAAACCGGTCAGAAAGTAACGATTAAGCAGTCTCATGGCGGTTCAGGCAAGCAAAGCCGCGCTGTCATTGACGGTCTGGAGGCCGATGTCGTTACGCTGGCACTTGGCTATGACATTGATGCACTGCAGGAAACGGGCCTGATCAATGAAGGCTGGCAAAACAAATATGAGCACAACAGCTCACCATACACTTCGACGATCGTATTCCTCGTTAGAAAAGGCAATCCGAAGGGAATTAAGGACTGGCCGGATCTGCTCAAGGAAGGCGTAGAGGTTATTACACCGAATCCGAAAACCTCTGGCGGTGCCCGCTGGAACTATCTGGCGGCCTGGGGTTATGCGCTCGACCATAACAACAACGATGAAGCTAAGGCACAGGAATTTGTACAGGAATTGTTCAAGCATGTACCTGTACTGGATACCGGAGCACGCGGCTCCACTACCACCTTCGTTGAGCGGGGAATCGGCGATGTGCTGATTGCCTGGGAGAATGAGGCTTACCTGTCGATTAAGGAGCTGGGTCCGGACAAATTCGAAATCGTAAATCCTTCGGAAAGCATTCTGGCAGAGCCGCCGGTTGCGGTAGTTGACAAGATTGTCGACAAAAGAGATACACGTGAAGTGTCCGAAGCCTATCTGAAGTATCTCTACTCCGAAGAGGGGCAGACCATCGCTGCAGAGAACTATTACCGCCCTACGCTGGAAAGTGTGAAAGAGAAGTTTAAGGATCAATTCCCTGAGATCAAGCTGTTCACACTGGCTGATAAATTCGGAACCTGGAAAGAAACACAGGAGAAGCATTTCAATGACGGCGGAATCTTTGACAAGATTTATGTGCCGGGCAGCTAA
- the cysT gene encoding sulfate ABC transporter permease subunit CysT: MNVSTTAAAQRKVLPGFGLTMGYSVLYLSLVVLLPLSALLINSTGLTWAKFWDVATDPRVLASYRVSLSTAAAAALTDAFLGLLMAWVLVRYEFPGKRIFDALIDLPFALPTAVAGVSLTALYSQNGWIGSLVEPLGLKVAFTPLGITLALMFIGIPFVVRTVQPVLEDLDRDMEEASATLGAGRWRTFLRIILPELLPALLTGFALAFARGIGEYGSVVFISGNMPMRTEIAPLLIMTKLEQFDYAGATSVALLLLLISFLMLLVINTLQRWARKGSR, encoded by the coding sequence ATGAATGTCTCTACCACGGCTGCAGCGCAGCGCAAGGTGCTTCCGGGTTTCGGGCTTACCATGGGTTACAGCGTGCTGTATCTGAGTCTCGTTGTTCTGCTGCCGCTGTCTGCCCTGCTCATAAATTCCACTGGACTGACCTGGGCTAAATTCTGGGACGTGGCCACAGACCCGCGCGTTCTGGCCTCGTACCGTGTCAGCCTTAGTACTGCGGCAGCAGCGGCTTTAACGGATGCTTTTTTGGGTCTGCTGATGGCATGGGTGCTGGTTCGCTATGAGTTTCCGGGCAAACGGATTTTCGACGCCCTGATCGATCTTCCGTTCGCGCTGCCGACCGCGGTAGCGGGGGTATCACTTACAGCACTTTATTCCCAGAATGGGTGGATCGGCTCCCTGGTGGAGCCGCTCGGGCTGAAGGTGGCATTCACGCCGCTCGGCATTACGCTGGCGCTGATGTTTATCGGGATTCCATTCGTGGTCCGTACCGTACAACCGGTGCTGGAGGATCTGGACCGGGATATGGAGGAGGCCTCAGCGACGCTGGGTGCCGGACGGTGGCGGACGTTCCTGCGGATCATCCTGCCAGAATTGCTTCCTGCGCTGCTTACCGGGTTCGCGTTGGCTTTTGCCAGAGGAATCGGTGAATACGGGTCCGTAGTCTTCATCTCCGGCAACATGCCGATGAGGACAGAAATTGCCCCGCTGCTGATCATGACCAAGCTGGAACAATTCGACTATGCCGGCGCTACGTCGGTGGCACTGTTGCTTCTGCTGATCTCCTTCCTGATGCTGCTGGTGATCAACACGCTTCAGCGCTGGGCACGCAAGGGCTCCCGGTAG
- the cysW gene encoding sulfate ABC transporter permease subunit CysW, protein MAGTVPMYAPKQKSSVSSPATRESSVVKWVLIAAAGLVLLWLIVLPLIVVLTEALKQGWDVYIAALTDPDAASALRLTLLVAAITVPLNTVFGVAAAWAVTKFRFRGKGFLITLIDLPFAVSPVIGGLIFILVFGSHGWFGSWLSDHDIKIVFALPGIVLATLFVTFPFVARELIPLMEDQGTQEEEAAITLGARGWQIFFRVTLPNIKWGLLYGIILCNARAMGEFGAVSVVSGHIRGETNTLPLHVEILYSEYQFSASFAVASLLLLLALVTMIIKSWLLRKNAH, encoded by the coding sequence ATGGCAGGTACTGTACCCATGTATGCTCCAAAGCAAAAAAGCAGTGTATCTTCACCCGCCACTAGGGAATCCTCTGTGGTGAAATGGGTACTGATCGCTGCCGCCGGGCTGGTGCTGCTCTGGCTGATTGTCCTGCCGCTGATCGTTGTGCTGACGGAGGCGCTGAAGCAGGGCTGGGATGTCTACATTGCTGCCCTGACTGATCCGGATGCGGCCTCGGCATTACGGCTGACCCTGCTCGTGGCGGCGATTACTGTTCCGCTCAATACGGTGTTCGGGGTGGCAGCGGCTTGGGCCGTTACTAAGTTCCGCTTCCGCGGCAAGGGCTTCCTGATTACACTGATTGATCTGCCGTTTGCTGTATCGCCGGTTATCGGGGGACTGATCTTTATCCTCGTGTTCGGATCGCACGGCTGGTTCGGCTCGTGGCTGAGCGATCATGATATCAAAATCGTCTTTGCACTTCCCGGCATTGTGCTGGCGACGTTATTTGTAACCTTCCCTTTTGTGGCCCGTGAGTTGATTCCGCTAATGGAGGATCAGGGGACACAAGAGGAGGAAGCGGCGATTACGCTGGGTGCGCGGGGCTGGCAGATCTTTTTCCGTGTGACACTGCCCAATATTAAATGGGGCCTGCTCTACGGGATTATTCTCTGCAATGCGCGGGCAATGGGAGAGTTCGGTGCGGTATCCGTAGTGTCTGGCCATATCCGCGGAGAGACGAACACGCTGCCGCTTCATGTCGAAATTCTGTATAGCGAATATCAATTCTCCGCTTCTTTCGCTGTCGCTTCATTGCTGTTGCTGCTGGCCCTGGTGACGATGATCATCAAAAGCTGGCTGTTACGCAAAAATGCTCATTGA
- a CDS encoding YezD family protein: protein MAKPLKVDEVWLTRIAELLDNMEFGSLHIVVHEGQIVQMERTERKRFENSSANPRYSVETGSRRTDTRSAGRG, encoded by the coding sequence ATGGCTAAGCCACTGAAGGTGGATGAGGTATGGCTAACACGGATTGCAGAACTTCTGGACAACATGGAATTTGGCTCACTGCATATTGTGGTGCATGAAGGCCAAATCGTTCAGATGGAGCGTACGGAACGCAAACGTTTCGAGAATAGCTCTGCTAATCCGCGTTATAGTGTAGAAACCGGAAGCCGGCGCACCGATACCCGTTCCGCGGGACGGGGATAG
- a CDS encoding GNAT family N-acetyltransferase: MAGNLEIRYVPPAVEQYLSLRVEAGLSPMSAEGAEAGLPRSCFAVTLYDGELLIGMGRVIGDGGCFFQVTDIAVKPSYQGQGLGKVIVREIRSFLDTIPAQSYVSLIADGEASKLYGQYGFVPVMPYSQGMFLRR, translated from the coding sequence ATGGCAGGAAACCTGGAGATCCGCTATGTGCCTCCTGCAGTAGAGCAGTATCTGTCCCTGCGGGTGGAAGCAGGGCTAAGTCCGATGAGTGCCGAGGGTGCAGAGGCCGGGCTTCCGCGTTCTTGTTTTGCGGTAACGCTCTATGACGGGGAACTTCTTATCGGAATGGGGCGTGTGATCGGGGACGGGGGCTGTTTTTTTCAAGTTACCGATATCGCCGTCAAACCTTCCTATCAGGGGCAAGGATTAGGCAAAGTCATTGTGCGTGAAATCAGGAGTTTCCTGGACACCATTCCCGCACAATCCTATGTCAGTCTTATCGCTGACGGGGAGGCCTCGAAGCTGTACGGGCAGTATGGCTTTGTTCCGGTAATGCCGTATTCGCAGGGGATGTTTCTGCGGCGCTGA
- a CDS encoding NAD(P)-dependent oxidoreductase — MDVVVFGASGRIGKAIVQEALKRKHEVTAAVRNPESIELQHERLQIVSANILDPASVAAAVSGHGEIISAFGPGSGQENDLLRAAESLLEGMQQAGVARLIIVGGAGSLKTESGEWLMDTPGFPEDFRPLAAAHAHAYEIYRGSELDYTYISPPAAIISGRRTGMFRIGLDRLITDEDGKSSISVEDFAVAVVDELEEGNFSRERFTVAY, encoded by the coding sequence ATGGATGTTGTGGTGTTTGGTGCTTCAGGAAGAATAGGGAAAGCGATCGTACAGGAAGCGTTAAAAAGAAAACACGAGGTGACCGCTGCTGTCCGCAATCCGGAATCCATAGAGCTGCAGCATGAGCGTCTGCAGATTGTGTCCGCAAATATTCTGGATCCGGCATCGGTAGCTGCAGCGGTATCGGGCCACGGGGAAATTATCAGCGCCTTCGGACCCGGATCCGGGCAGGAGAATGATCTGCTCAGGGCGGCAGAATCGCTGCTGGAGGGGATGCAGCAGGCCGGTGTAGCACGCCTGATTATTGTAGGCGGGGCAGGCAGCCTTAAGACGGAGTCCGGTGAATGGCTGATGGATACGCCCGGGTTCCCGGAGGACTTCCGGCCGCTGGCTGCCGCCCATGCGCATGCCTATGAAATCTATAGGGGCTCAGAGCTGGATTATACGTACATCAGTCCGCCCGCTGCCATTATTTCCGGCCGCCGGACCGGCATGTTCCGGATTGGCCTGGACCGGCTGATTACGGATGAGGACGGGAAGAGCAGCATCAGTGTGGAGGATTTTGCGGTAGCAGTGGTGGATGAGCTGGAGGAAGGCAATTTCAGCCGTGAACGGTTTACTGTAGCTTATTAA
- a CDS encoding NAD(P)H-hydrate dehydratase, protein MDLVTAEQMRELDRMTIEKLGIPAIALMENAGRAIAEEVIALCRRGGDLDGDRAGGSVGGSGWGGESRGRGVGPAVLPPGFAVSGDRALTLDAAGEHWLILAGKGNNGGDGLAAARYLREAGIAVTLVYAAAPESLAGEAAVQRDAAAAMGLPAVVYGRDVIDFAACSGIVDALLGTGSAGAPRGAYAALIAAANSSGKRIVSADIPSGLNADTGELHEPCIHAAVTVCLAFLKRGLVQYPGAGAAGRVVVRSIGIPAASAREAGVQASLLTPEVLRTRLQVDVSRRRSPEGHKGTYGHVLLAAGSLAMSGAGLLAARAALRAGCGLVTWALPDKLLPYVIGAAPEIMLAAAGGREDGTWNAGTAAEVLRLGAVRDVTATGPGLGRFEGDGEWLRMLWEGIKGPLVLDADALNILADCDYSAWSSPGRPVILTPHPGEMARLAGLTTAEVQRDRIGLALAYAMQHGVVLVLKGAHTVIATPDGEAYVNVTGHPGMGTGGAGDVLTGIISGLLAQGLSAVQAAAFGVYLHGMAGERAAGARNHPAGLIAGDIIEAL, encoded by the coding sequence ATGGATCTAGTCACTGCGGAGCAAATGCGGGAGCTGGACCGCATGACGATAGAGAAGCTTGGCATTCCGGCAATTGCTCTGATGGAGAATGCCGGACGGGCAATTGCCGAGGAAGTGATTGCGTTGTGTCGGCGCGGAGGGGATTTGGATGGGGACAGGGCTGGCGGTAGTGTAGGTGGAAGCGGCTGGGGCGGCGAGAGCCGTGGGCGTGGCGTGGGCCCGGCGGTCCTGCCGCCGGGCTTTGCGGTCAGCGGCGACCGGGCGCTGACCCTGGATGCTGCCGGCGAGCATTGGCTGATCCTCGCCGGCAAGGGCAATAACGGCGGCGACGGCCTCGCCGCCGCCAGGTACCTGCGTGAGGCGGGCATCGCCGTCACGCTGGTGTACGCGGCCGCGCCGGAGTCGCTGGCCGGCGAAGCGGCCGTGCAGCGGGACGCCGCAGCGGCCATGGGTCTGCCGGCCGTAGTCTACGGCCGGGACGTCATTGACTTTGCCGCCTGCAGCGGCATCGTCGATGCGCTGCTCGGCACCGGCAGCGCGGGTGCCCCGCGCGGGGCCTATGCGGCCCTGATTGCCGCCGCGAACAGCAGCGGCAAAAGAATTGTGTCCGCGGACATCCCGAGCGGGCTGAACGCGGACACGGGCGAGCTGCATGAGCCGTGCATTCATGCAGCAGTGACGGTATGTCTCGCGTTTCTCAAGCGGGGCCTGGTGCAGTATCCCGGCGCGGGAGCCGCCGGGCGGGTCGTAGTCCGCTCCATCGGCATCCCTGCTGCCTCGGCCCGTGAGGCCGGGGTGCAGGCCAGCCTGCTGACCCCGGAAGTGCTGCGGACACGTCTTCAGGTCGACGTGTCGCGCCGCCGCTCGCCCGAGGGCCACAAGGGCACCTATGGGCATGTCTTGCTGGCGGCGGGAAGCCTTGCGATGAGCGGTGCGGGTCTGCTTGCGGCCCGGGCCGCGCTGCGTGCAGGCTGCGGTCTGGTGACCTGGGCGCTGCCGGACAAGCTGCTGCCTTATGTAATCGGTGCCGCACCGGAGATTATGCTGGCCGCGGCCGGCGGCCGGGAGGACGGCACCTGGAATGCGGGGACCGCTGCGGAGGTGCTGAGGCTCGGCGCTGTACGCGATGTGACCGCCACCGGTCCCGGCCTTGGCCGGTTCGAAGGGGACGGGGAGTGGCTCCGCATGCTGTGGGAAGGCATCAAGGGACCGCTGGTACTGGATGCCGATGCCCTTAACATCCTGGCGGACTGTGACTATTCGGCCTGGTCCAGCCCCGGCCGGCCCGTCATTCTTACGCCGCATCCCGGGGAGATGGCACGGCTTGCCGGACTAACTACAGCGGAGGTGCAGCGTGACCGGATCGGCCTGGCACTGGCTTATGCCATGCAGCACGGTGTAGTGCTCGTACTGAAAGGAGCGCATACCGTCATTGCCACACCTGACGGAGAAGCTTATGTTAATGTCACAGGTCACCCGGGAATGGGTACAGGCGGAGCGGGTGATGTGCTGACAGGGATTATTTCCGGCCTGCTGGCGCAGGGCCTGAGTGCCGTTCAGGCAGCGGCTTTCGGTGTGTATCTGCACGGAATGGCCGGGGAGCGGGCGGCAGGCGCGAGAAACCATCCGGCGGGTTTAATCGCCGGGGATATCATCGAAGCGCTTTAG
- a CDS encoding SDR family oxidoreductase, with the protein MNPTYPYYGEQTVCRKQPVAFPPQHQDRQPGLESLMNPRPISEDPDSRGSGKLQGKVAFISGGDSGIGKAAAIAFAKEGADVAIAYLYEASDAEVTAQRIEQLGRRCLRIETDLRYRENCFQAIEHTVRTFGRLDILVNNLAVQYPQQSILDITEEQLYQTFQTNVFPYFFLTQAALPHLNKGASIINTASITAYQGNKKLIDYSSTKGAVVTFTRSLALSLADTGIRVNSVAPGPVWTPLIPSSYSAAEVSVFGTDTPLGRAAQPYELAGAYVYLAGPDSSYVTGTCIHVNGGDMVTS; encoded by the coding sequence ATGAATCCTACTTACCCCTATTACGGGGAACAGACAGTATGCCGCAAGCAGCCCGTTGCCTTCCCGCCCCAGCACCAGGACCGCCAGCCCGGCCTGGAGAGCCTGATGAATCCCCGGCCAATCAGTGAAGACCCGGACAGCCGCGGGAGCGGCAAGCTGCAGGGCAAGGTTGCTTTTATCAGCGGCGGAGACAGCGGGATCGGCAAGGCGGCGGCCATCGCTTTTGCCAAAGAAGGAGCGGATGTGGCCATTGCCTATCTGTATGAAGCCTCAGACGCCGAGGTCACAGCACAGCGTATTGAACAGCTTGGCCGCCGCTGCCTGCGGATTGAAACCGATTTACGGTATAGGGAAAACTGCTTCCAGGCGATAGAGCACACTGTACGGACCTTTGGCCGGCTGGATATTCTAGTCAACAATCTTGCTGTGCAGTATCCGCAGCAGAGCATTCTGGATATCACCGAAGAGCAGCTGTACCAGACCTTTCAGACCAATGTCTTTCCTTACTTTTTCCTGACTCAGGCTGCACTGCCGCATCTGAACAAGGGAGCCTCCATCATCAACACCGCCTCCATTACCGCTTACCAGGGCAATAAGAAACTGATCGACTATTCGTCCACCAAAGGTGCAGTCGTCACCTTCACACGCTCTCTTGCCCTGTCGCTTGCCGATACCGGAATCCGGGTCAACAGCGTTGCTCCAGGTCCGGTGTGGACCCCGCTCATCCCTTCCAGCTATTCTGCTGCCGAAGTCAGCGTATTCGGAACCGATACCCCGCTGGGGCGTGCCGCACAACCCTATGAGCTTGCCGGAGCCTATGTCTATCTGGCCGGACCGGATTCTTCCTATGTAACAGGCACCTGCATTCATGTTAACGGCGGGGACATGGTCACCAGCTGA